The Alicyclobacillus vulcanalis DNA window CGCGACATCAACCGGCCGGGTCTCGCGCTGGCTGGATATCTGCGCTATCATCCGGCTGACCGCGTTCAAATTCTGGGCAGAACTGAGCTGTCGTTTCTGCGCGGCCTCAATGAGAAGGAAAGGGCGCTGCGCGCCTTCGCCTTCTGTTCGTATCAGCAGACGCCGTGTATCATCATTACGCGCGGCGACACTCCGCCGCCGGTGCTGCTGGAAGAGGCGGCATCGCGAAAGATCCCGGTGCTCGGCACCTCGATGGTGACCACGCGCCTGACGGCGCGCATCTCGAACTATCTCGAGGATAAGCTCGCGCCGGAGACCCTTCAGCACGGCGTGTTGGTGGATGTGTACGGCATCGGGATCCTCATCATCGGATCGAGCGGAATTGGCAAGAGCGAGACCGGGCTCGAGCTCATCAAGCGCGGGCACCGGCTCGTGGCGGACGATGCCGTGGTCATTCGCCAAATTTCCGATGATTATTTAGTCGGCAGCGCGCCGCCGCTGTTGCAAAATCTCATCGAAATTCGCGGCCTCGGCGTCTTGAACGCCATGACGCTGTTTGGCGCTGGAGCCGTGCGGCCATACAAGCGCATCTCCATGGTTGTGCACTTGGAAGCCTGGCGAGACAACCATGCGTATGACCGCCTCGGCATCGAGACGGAGACCATGAGAATTCTCGACATCGACCTGCCAAAAGTGACGGTGCCGGTGCGGCCCGGCCGCAACCTCGCCGTGATCGTCGAAGTGGCTGCGATGAATTTCCGCCTGAAGGGCATGGGGCTCGATGCGGCCAAGCAGTTTGCCGAGGAGCTGGAGCAGATGATCGCGGCGCAGTCGGAGGGCGGCGGCTGAAGCGTGGATCGGCTGCGTCAAGCCCGCATCGCGCATCCGCCCGAGAAGGCGCGGGGGTCGGAATGCCATAGCGCAACGCAATGGAAAAGCGGCGGAAGGATCCGCCGCTTTCACATTTCTTCCGGCGCTTCGATGCCGAGCAAGTACAGCGATTTGGCGAGTGCCTCACGCACGGCCCGCGTGAGCGCGAGGCGGGATGTGCGGGCGGGCTCGTCCGCCTGCAGGATGGGGTGATCGTGATAAAACCGGTTGAAAGCGTGGCACATCTGCAGCGCGTATCGCGCGATCACGGACGGATCGTACGAGTCGACGGCACGCTCGAGGGTTTCGTTGGCCTGCGCGAGCAACATCACGAGCGCCCACTCCGCGTCGTCCGGCCGGTGCGTGGATGACCAGCGAGCCGCCTCAGCCGCCGTCCCGGCCTTGCGAAGCACGCTCGACGCGCGGGCGTGGGTGTACTGGACGTACGGCCCGGTCTCGCCGTCAAAGTTCAGCACGTCCTCGTAGCGGAAGTCGACTTCGTGCACGCGGAACGTCTTGAGGTCGTTGAAAATGACCGCGCCCACACCCACCTGGCGGGCGATCGCGTCTTTGTTCTCGAGGCCCGGGTTCTTCTCGTCGATGATGGCGCGCGCCTCATCAATGGCCTTCTGCAGGACATCCTCCAAGTACACGACGTGACCGCGCCGCGTGGAGAGCCGTTGGCCGTTAAACTTCATCAGGCCAAACTGGACGTGAACGCAATGTTTCGCGTAGTCCCGGCCCATGAGCTCCAGAACCTTAAAGACCTGCTGAAAGTGCAGCTTCTGCTCGGCGCCGACGACGTACAACAGCGCCTCCGCGCCGAACGCCTTGTGCCGGTAATCGGCCGCGGCGAGATCGCGCGTGGCGTAAATGGACGTGCCATCGGACTTCACGATGATGCAGGGCGGCATGTCGTACGCCGACAGGTCGACGACTTCCGCACCCTGGTCTTCAACCAGCAGCCCCTTGTCGCGCAGCTCCTGCACGATCGCGTCCATCTTGTCGTTGTAAAAGCTCTCGCCGATGTAATGCTCGAATTCTACGCCGAGCAGGTCGTACACCTGCCGAAATGCGCGCAGGCTCTCTTCGATGAACCAGCGCCACAGGCGGGTGGCTTCTGGATCGCCTTCTTCGAGCTTCTTGAACCACAGCCGCCCTTCATCCTCGAGCTCGGGCGACGACTCTGCCTCCTGGTGAAAGCGCACGTACAGGCGGAACAACTCCTTGATCGGGTCCTTGCGAACCTCTTCTTCGTTGCCCCACTTGAGGTACGCGGCGATCACCTTGCCAAACTGGGTGCCCCAATCGCCGAGATGGTTGACCCCTTCGACGTTCCACCCGTCCTCGCGCATCATCCGTTTGATGGCATGGCCGATGATGGTGGAACGCAGGTGTCCGACGCCAAACGGCTTGGCGATGTTTGGCGACGAATAATCGATGACCGCCGTCCGCCCACGTCCGCGTTCGAGGGAGAACAGGTCGTGCACGGAGGAGATGGCCTGATTCACGACGCGTTCGGCAAACTCCGGCCTCGCCAATCGTATGTTCAGGAACCCTTTCTCGGCCTGGGCGCTCTCCACGCCATCGGCCTGCCGGACACTCGCCGCAAGTTCCTCCGCGATCTGCGCCGGATTCTTCCGCAATTCGCGTGCAAACGGGAAGCAGGGAAGGGCGAGATCGCCCAGGGCGGGGTTCGGCGGATATTCCACCATGCGAGCGATCTCGTCCTCCGGCCGCCCCACGATGTCTGCGATAGCTCGTGCGATGCTTCGCTTGACCGATTTCACGTTCATCCCCCTGTACAGTCCTCCAAAAGCGTCTATTCATTATAGCATGTACAAATTTCTTGAGGAACTTCGCCATTTCTGGCCCACTGTGTTATACTTTTTCCACCAGTTACGGGCGCGGGTGCGCTCGGGCGATCCGCCATACGTGCGTGTGCCGGTTGGATGGTGGCAAAGGAGGCGCTGCACAAGGTGCAAATGGACAAACGTCGCCATCGCTACAACAAGGTGGACAGACTCGAAAACGTGATCGCGATGAAGCTGGACGCGTCCTATTTCTTCGAGCGAGGCATGCGCTTCTTGCGGAAGAACGACTTGGAGCGAGCGGTGAAGGCGTTTCAGAAGACCGTCGAGTATGAGCCCGACAACCCGGTGAATTACTGCAATCTGGCCGGCGTGCTCGCCGAGCTGGGCGATTTTCAGGCTTCGAGCGACCTTCTGCACTACGTGCTTGAACATATGGATCCCAAGATGGCGGAATGCTGGTTTTATCTTGCGAACAACTACGCGAATCTAGGCGATTACGATGCGGCTGAAGAGCATCTCCTCCGCTACCTGGAGCTCGATCCCGACGGTGAGTACGCCGCCGAAGCGGAAGAGATGCTCGGCATCCTCATCGACGAGTTTGGCGGCGGCCGGGCACTCGAGCGCAAGCAGCGCGAGGAAGCTCGCGCGGAGACGATGCAGGCTATCCAGGATGGTCGTTACTTCCTGGAAAACGGGCAGTTCGAGGTCGCTGTCGAGTGGCTGGAGCAGGTGGTGGCATCCGATCCTTCCCACATCGCAGCCCGGAACAATTTGAGTTTGGCGTATTACTATACGGGCCAGTACGACAAGGCGCTGGCCATGGCGAACAGCGTGCTCGAGCGCCAGCCCGACAACCTTCATGCGCTCTGCAACCGCGCGCTGTTGTTGCAACATTTCGGCAATGAGGAGGAGCGGGATCGCGCAGTGGAGCCCCTCCTGAAGGTCATTCCCCTTCATCCAGAGGTCGCGATGAAGGTGGCCATCACGCTGGGGTTCGTGGGCCGACACGCCGA harbors:
- the hprK gene encoding HPr(Ser) kinase/phosphatase, whose amino-acid sequence is MANPRGVSVRQLVRDLDLQVFNEDADLDRVIYTRDINRPGLALAGYLRYHPADRVQILGRTELSFLRGLNEKERALRAFAFCSYQQTPCIIITRGDTPPPVLLEEAASRKIPVLGTSMVTTRLTARISNYLEDKLAPETLQHGVLVDVYGIGILIIGSSGIGKSETGLELIKRGHRLVADDAVVIRQISDDYLVGSAPPLLQNLIEIRGLGVLNAMTLFGAGAVRPYKRISMVVHLEAWRDNHAYDRLGIETETMRILDIDLPKVTVPVRPGRNLAVIVEVAAMNFRLKGMGLDAAKQFAEELEQMIAAQSEGGG
- the argS gene encoding arginine--tRNA ligase, whose amino-acid sequence is MNVKSVKRSIARAIADIVGRPEDEIARMVEYPPNPALGDLALPCFPFARELRKNPAQIAEELAASVRQADGVESAQAEKGFLNIRLARPEFAERVVNQAISSVHDLFSLERGRGRTAVIDYSSPNIAKPFGVGHLRSTIIGHAIKRMMREDGWNVEGVNHLGDWGTQFGKVIAAYLKWGNEEEVRKDPIKELFRLYVRFHQEAESSPELEDEGRLWFKKLEEGDPEATRLWRWFIEESLRAFRQVYDLLGVEFEHYIGESFYNDKMDAIVQELRDKGLLVEDQGAEVVDLSAYDMPPCIIVKSDGTSIYATRDLAAADYRHKAFGAEALLYVVGAEQKLHFQQVFKVLELMGRDYAKHCVHVQFGLMKFNGQRLSTRRGHVVYLEDVLQKAIDEARAIIDEKNPGLENKDAIARQVGVGAVIFNDLKTFRVHEVDFRYEDVLNFDGETGPYVQYTHARASSVLRKAGTAAEAARWSSTHRPDDAEWALVMLLAQANETLERAVDSYDPSVIARYALQMCHAFNRFYHDHPILQADEPARTSRLALTRAVREALAKSLYLLGIEAPEEM